One genomic region from Drosophila busckii strain San Diego stock center, stock number 13000-0081.31 chromosome 3R, ASM1175060v1, whole genome shotgun sequence encodes:
- the LOC108604749 gene encoding prolyl 4-hydroxylase subunit alpha-2 — protein sequence MHTAIILATALSLLLLQISAQQTENEVSHSTSVAGMVKLLDVESKLIENLDNYATQLERKLEAVRSYVADMRAENDIAKQQPESYLSNPLNAFALIRRMHQDWLHWRLYMEQPVGHEQAAYVPQMQQHLPTSTDLEEAAASIHRIQLTYDMKAADMSSGLLNGRQYNVSLSSLDRYALGKHHFDRQNFGEACQWIYQAIQWLDGKNKLPRPLALDRAELFQLYGEALIKMNRFNDALQVFNNAVAFKQDNAQLLQRRLEVEALTRTNAHLPPQRYSIPQPGAYELGCRGGYPSKSNLYCFYNHTTSAFLRLAPIKMELLALDPYMVLYHDILTSKEIQELQYYAVPNLMRATVFDAKTGRNNVVKTRTSKVTWLPDAHSELTRRLNRRITDMTGFDMYGSEMLQVMNYGLGGHYDKHFDYFNATTAPELTKMNGDRIATVLFYLTDVEQGGATVFPNIGKAIFPKRGTAVMWYNLRHDGNGDPQTQHAACPVIVGSKWATTKWIRERQQLFTRPCEKM from the exons ATGCACACGGCGATAATTCTAGCAACTGctttaagtttgcttttgctgcaaattagcGCGCAGCAAACCGAAAATGAGGTAAGTCACTCCACATCGGTGGCAGGCATGGTCAAGCTGCTGGACGTGGAGTCCAAGCTCATAGAGAATCTGGATAACTATGCCACGCAGCTGGAGCGTAAACTTGAAGCCGTACGCAG CTACGTTGCGGATATGCGTGCGGAGAATGATatagccaagcagcaaccGGAGTCGTATCTATCAAATCCATTGAATGCCTTTGCGCTCATACGTCGCATGCATCAGGATTGGCTACATTGGCGTCTCTATATGGAGCAACCTGTGGGGCACGAGCAGGCAGCTTATGTGccacaaatgcagcaacacTTGCCCACTAGCACAGATCTGGAGGAAGCAGCGGCGTCTATACATCGCATACAACTCACCTATGATATGAAGGCAGCCGACATGAGCTCGGGTCTGCTCAATGGCAGGCAGTACAA tgtAAGTTTGAGTAGCTTGGATAGGTACGCGCTGGGCAAGCATCACTTTGATAGACAGAACTTTGGCGAAGCTTGCCAGTGGATATATCAAGCTATTCAATGGCTAGATGGCAAGAATAAGCTGCCGCGTCCCTTGGCCTTGGATCGCGCCGAGCTGTTTCAGTTATATGGCGAGGCACTTATCAAAATGA ATCGCTTTAACGACGCACTTCAGGTGTTTAATAATGCAGTTGCTTTTAAGCAAGATAATGCACAGCTCTTGCAACGCAGATTGGAAGTGGAAGCTCTGACAAGAACGAATGCGCATTTACCGCCCCAGCGA TATTCAATTCCACAGCCTGGCGCCTATGAGCTTGGCTGTCGCGGTGGTTATCCATCTAAATCCAATTTGTACTGTTTCTACAATCATACGACATCCGCATTTCTGCGCTTGGCCCCCATTAAAATGGAGCTGCTTGCTCTGGATCCCTACATGGTGCTTTATCATGATATCCTAACATCCAAAGAGATTCAGGAGCTACAATATTATGCCGTCCCCAATCTAATGCGTGCCACAGTCTTTGATGCCAAAACCGGTCGCAATAATGTCGTCAAAACGCGCACCTCAAAGGTCACCTGGTTGCCCGATGCACACAGCGAGCTCACTAGACGTCTCAATCGACGCATTACGGACATGACTGGCTTTGATATGTACGGCTCTGAAATGCTGCAGGTGATGAACTATGGCCTAGGCGGTCATTACGACAAGCACTTTGATTACTTCAATGCCACAACT GCCCCCGAATTGACTAAAATGAATGGCGATCGTATTGCCACTGTGCTCTTCTAT CTAACTGATGTCGAACAAGGTGGCGCTACAGTCTTTCCCAACATAGGCAAAGCAATATTTCCCAAGCGTGGCACCGCCGTCATGTGGTACAATCTGCGGCATGATGGCAATGGTGATCCTCAAACTCAGCATGCTGCCTGTCCCGTCATCGTGGGCTCCAAATGGG CTACCACCAAATGGATACGTGAGCGCCAACAGCTTTTTACTAGACCCTGTGAGAAGATGTAA